One window of the Pseudochaenichthys georgianus chromosome 21, fPseGeo1.2, whole genome shotgun sequence genome contains the following:
- the mrasa gene encoding ras-related protein M-Ras: MATSALPSDNLPTYKLVVVGDGGVGKSALTIQFFQKIFVPDYDPTIEDSYLKHTEIDGQWAILDVLDTAGQEEFSAMREQYMRTGDGFLIVFSVTDKASFEHVDRFHQLILRVKDREAFPMVLVANKVDLVHLRKITTDQGQEMAAKHNITYIETSAKDPPMNVDKAFHELVRVIRQQVPERNQKKKKKMKWRAERSAGTHRFHCAIL; this comes from the exons ATGGCGACCAGCGCACTGCCAAGTGACAACCTGCCAACGTACAagctggtggtggtgggggatGGTGGTGTCGGGAAGAGTGCTCTGACCATCCAGTTTTTCCAGAAGATCTTTGTGCCGGACTACGATCCCACGATAGAGGACTCGTATCTGAAACACACAGAGATAGACGGGCAGTGGGCCATACTGGATG TGCTGGACACAGCGGGCCAGGAAGAGTTCAGTGCGATGAGGGAGCAGTACATGAGGACAGGAGACGGATTCCTCATCGTCTTCTCTGTGACGGACAAGGCCAGCTTTGAACACGTCGACCGGTTCCATCAACTCATACTGCGGGTCAAAGACAG GGAGGCATTCCCCATGGTGCTTGTGGCAAACAAAGTTGACTTGGTCCATCTGAGAAAGATCACCACCGACCAGGGCCAAGAGATGGCTGCCAAACACAAC ATAACTTATATTGAAACCAGTGCCAAGGATCCTCCAATGAATGTGGACAAAGCCTTTCATGAGCTGGTCCGTGTTATAAG ACAACAGGTTCCAGAGCGAaaccagaagaagaaaaagaagatgaAATGGAGAGCAGAGCGTTCAGCGGGTACCCACAGGTTCCACTGCGCCATATTGTGA